One part of the Leclercia sp. LSNIH1 genome encodes these proteins:
- the ndk gene encoding nucleoside-diphosphate kinase, whose translation MAIERTFSIIKPNAVAKNVIGSIFARFEAAGFKIVGTKMLHLTVEQARGFYAEHEGRPFFDGLVEFMTSGPIVVSVLEGENAVQRHRDLLGATNPDNALAGTLRADYADSFTENGTHGSDSVESAKREIAYFFAEGEVCPRTR comes from the coding sequence ATGGCTATTGAACGTACTTTTTCCATCATCAAACCAAACGCGGTGGCAAAAAACGTTATTGGCAGCATCTTTGCGCGCTTTGAAGCGGCAGGGTTCAAAATTGTTGGTACCAAAATGCTGCATCTGACCGTTGAGCAGGCTCGCGGTTTCTATGCTGAGCACGAAGGTCGCCCATTCTTCGACGGCCTGGTTGAGTTCATGACCTCTGGCCCAATCGTGGTTTCCGTTCTGGAAGGCGAAAATGCCGTTCAGCGTCACCGCGATCTGCTGGGTGCCACTAACCCGGACAACGCGCTGGCAGGTACACTGCGTGCAGACTACGCTGACAGCTTCACCGAGAACGGCACCCACGGTTCCGACTCCGTAGAATCTGCTAAACGCGAAATCGCCTACTTCTTCGCGGAA
- the pbpC gene encoding peptidoglycan glycosyltransferase PbpC (penicillin-binding protein 1C), whose protein sequence is MQRRSLLRSRWLWPAGALLLLWGAVVAADRLWPLPLHEVKPARLVVDEKGIPLWRFADRDGIWRYPVTIEEVSPRYLEALIQYEDRWFWDHPGVNPFSVLRAAWQDLLAGKVISGGSTLTMQVARLLDPHSRTLGGKVRQLWRALQLEWHLSKAEILTLYLNRAPFGGTLQGVGAASWAYLGKSPAQLSYSEAALLAVLPQAPSRLRPDRWPQRAEAARNKVLNRMASQGVWSARQVKESQKEPVWLAPRQMPQLAPLFSRMMLGKSRDSKVVTTLDATLQRQLEELALNWKSRLPPRSSLAMIVLDHTDMKVRGWVGSVDINDDSRFSHVDMISAIRSPGSVLKPFIYGLAMDEGLIHPASLLQDVPRRTGDYRPGNFDSGFHGPVSMSEALVRSLNLPAVQVLEAYGPKKFAGMLRNAGLPLLLPAGAQPNLSLILGGAGARLADIAAAYSAFARQGRAGKLRLKPDDPLLERPLLSPGSAWIIRRILASEAQPLPDSALAQVVPLAIKTGTSYGYRDAWAIGLNARYVIGVWTGRPDGTPVAGQFGFASAVPVLNQVNNLLQSRSALDEARLPRDPRPASVSRGVICWPGGQSLPDGDSNCRRRLATWLLEGSQPPTLLLPEQEGIRGIHFPIWLDNSGKRVAADCPQAQEKSVDVWPLPLEPWLPQAERRSARIPPASATCPPLGQTFPAPLLLSGIRQGAVIKRLPGESRVSLPLLVSGSEGPRWWFLNGEPLNVQGRMYTLQLENAGDYQLLVMDEAGQVATVDFTLQ, encoded by the coding sequence GTGCAGCGCCGCTCTCTGTTACGCTCCCGCTGGCTGTGGCCGGCGGGAGCGCTTCTTCTGCTATGGGGCGCTGTCGTGGCTGCCGATCGCCTGTGGCCGCTGCCGTTACACGAGGTCAAACCTGCCCGCCTGGTGGTGGATGAAAAGGGCATTCCATTGTGGCGATTTGCCGATCGCGACGGGATCTGGCGCTATCCGGTCACCATTGAAGAGGTTTCACCCCGCTATCTTGAGGCGCTGATCCAGTATGAGGATCGCTGGTTCTGGGATCATCCCGGCGTTAACCCATTCTCTGTTCTGCGCGCCGCCTGGCAGGATCTGCTGGCCGGAAAGGTGATCTCGGGCGGCAGCACGCTGACGATGCAGGTGGCGCGACTGCTGGATCCGCATTCCCGTACGCTGGGGGGCAAAGTGCGTCAGCTCTGGCGGGCGCTCCAGCTGGAGTGGCACCTCTCCAAAGCTGAGATCCTGACGCTCTATCTGAACCGCGCCCCGTTTGGCGGCACGCTACAGGGGGTGGGGGCCGCCAGCTGGGCCTATCTGGGAAAATCCCCTGCGCAACTGAGCTACTCCGAAGCCGCCCTGCTTGCCGTTCTGCCCCAGGCGCCGAGCCGTTTGCGACCGGATCGCTGGCCGCAGCGGGCAGAGGCGGCGCGTAACAAAGTGCTCAACCGGATGGCATCCCAGGGCGTCTGGTCCGCCCGCCAGGTCAAAGAGTCGCAGAAAGAGCCCGTCTGGCTGGCGCCACGCCAGATGCCGCAGCTGGCGCCGCTGTTCTCGCGCATGATGCTGGGCAAAAGCCGCGACAGCAAAGTGGTGACGACGCTGGATGCCACGCTGCAGCGTCAGCTGGAGGAGCTGGCCCTGAACTGGAAATCCCGCCTGCCGCCCCGCAGCTCGCTGGCGATGATCGTCCTGGATCATACCGATATGAAGGTGCGCGGCTGGGTGGGATCGGTCGATATCAACGACGACAGCCGCTTCAGCCATGTGGATATGATCAGCGCGATCCGATCCCCGGGATCGGTGCTGAAGCCCTTTATCTATGGCCTGGCGATGGATGAGGGGCTGATCCATCCCGCCTCGCTGCTGCAGGATGTGCCGCGACGCACCGGCGATTACCGTCCGGGTAACTTTGACAGCGGCTTTCACGGCCCAGTGAGCATGAGCGAGGCGCTGGTGAGATCCCTGAACCTGCCCGCCGTCCAGGTGCTGGAGGCCTACGGGCCGAAAAAGTTTGCCGGAATGCTGCGTAACGCTGGTTTACCGCTTCTCCTGCCTGCGGGGGCTCAGCCGAATCTGTCCCTGATTCTCGGGGGCGCCGGGGCGCGTCTGGCGGATATCGCCGCGGCATACAGCGCGTTTGCCCGTCAGGGTCGGGCAGGGAAGCTGCGCCTGAAACCCGACGACCCGCTGCTGGAACGGCCTCTACTCTCGCCTGGGTCCGCGTGGATCATCCGACGCATTCTTGCCAGTGAGGCGCAGCCGTTACCCGACAGCGCGCTTGCTCAGGTAGTGCCCCTGGCAATAAAAACCGGCACCAGCTATGGCTATCGTGATGCGTGGGCGATTGGGCTGAATGCGCGCTACGTCATCGGGGTCTGGACCGGCAGGCCGGACGGCACCCCGGTGGCCGGGCAGTTTGGTTTTGCCAGCGCCGTGCCGGTGTTGAATCAGGTTAATAACCTGCTGCAGTCGCGATCGGCGCTGGATGAGGCGCGTCTGCCGCGCGATCCGCGCCCGGCCTCCGTTAGCCGCGGGGTGATTTGCTGGCCGGGCGGGCAGTCGCTGCCAGACGGGGACAGCAACTGCCGCCGTCGACTCGCGACGTGGCTGCTCGAAGGGAGCCAACCGCCGACGCTGTTACTGCCGGAGCAGGAGGGCATCCGCGGCATTCATTTTCCGATCTGGCTGGATAACAGCGGTAAGCGGGTGGCAGCAGACTGCCCGCAGGCGCAGGAAAAAAGCGTCGACGTCTGGCCGCTGCCGCTGGAGCCGTGGCTGCCCCAGGCAGAGCGACGGTCTGCCCGCATCCCGCCCGCGTCTGCAACCTGTCCGCCGCTCGGTCAGACCTTCCCGGCGCCGCTGCTGCTCTCCGGCATTCGTCAGGGGGCAGTGATTAAGCGTTTGCCGGGGGAGTCGCGCGTCTCGCTGCCTCTGCTGGTCAGCGGCAGCGAGGGACCGCGCTGGTGGTTTCTTAATGGCGAACCGCTGAATGTCCAGGGGCGAATGTATACGTTGCAGCTTGAAAATGCAGGAGACTATCAGCTACTGGTAATGGATGAGGCGGGGCAGGTGGCGACTGTGGATTTCACGCTGCAATAG
- a CDS encoding alpha-2-macroglobulin family protein has protein sequence MKPFRFAALSLALLTSLALIGCDNSDDKPKPQAPAAAAASTTQPTVPAKPDGATLEKLAAQSQGKALTLLDASELQLDGAAALVLTFSVPLDPAQDFARTVHVVDKKSGKVDGAWELAPNLKELRLRHLEPNRNLVVTVESGLLGLNKATLGSDIEKTITTRDIEPTVGFASRGSLLPGKVVEGLPVMALNVNNVDVNFYRVKPESLAAFVSQWEYRSSLTNWESDNLLKMADLVYTGRFDLNPARNTREKLLLPLAEIKPLQQAGVYIAVMNQAGHYNYSNAATLFTLSDIGLSAHRYHNRLDIFTQSLENGAAQSGIEVLLLNDKGQTLAQASSDADGHATLQTDKAAALLLARKDGQTTLLDLTLPALDLAEFAITGAPGLNKQFFMFGPRDLYRPGETLILNGLLRDSDGKPLPDQPVKLEVLRPDGQVARTVVSQPENGLYRFNYPLDSGAQTGMWHVRASTGDNQQRMWDFHVEDFMPERMALNLTGQKAPVAPQDDVAFDVTGYYLYGAPANGNSLQGQLFLRPLRDAVAALPGFQFGDIAEENLSRSLDEVQLTLDEQGRGQVTSESQWKETHSPLQVILQASLLESGGRPVTRRAEQAVWPAATLPGIRPQFASKAVYDYRTDTTVNQPIVEENSQAGFDIVYADASGAKKAVSGLQVRLIRERRDYAWTWSESDGWQSQFDQKDLIEGEQALDLAADETGKVSFPVEWGSYRLEVKAPDEAVSSVRFWAGYSWQDNSDGSGAARPDRVTLKLDKPAYQPGDTIKLHIAAPAAGKGYAMIESSEGPLWWKEIDVPAEGLDMTIPVDKAWKRHDLYLSTLVVRPGDKSKSATPKRAVGLLHLPMGDENRRLSIALENPPKMRPDQMLTVKVKASVKEGTTPQKVNVLVSAVDSGVLNITDYVTPDPWQAFFGQKRYGADIYDIYGQVIEGQGRLASLRFGGDGDELKRGGKPPVNHVTIIAQQAQPVELDANGEGTVSLPIGDFNGELRLMAQAWTDDDFGSSESKIIVAAPVITELNTPRFLASGDSARLTLDLTNLTDRPQTLNVALTAGGNLALEGAQPQPVTLAAGERSTLFIPVRALEGYGEGEIVAQVNGLTLPGETFAPQQKSWKIGVRPAFPAQTVNTGTMLNPGESWHAPEQHLANFSPVTLQGQLLLSGKPPLNLARYIRELQAYPYGCLEQTTSGLFPSLYTNAAQLSALGIKGDSDEKRRAAIEIGISRLLQMQRDNGGFALWDKNGEEEYWLTAYVTDFLVRAGEQGYSVPAEAITNANNRLLRYLQDPGMMAVRYSENTTASKFAIQAYAALVLARQQKAPLGALREIWDRHGQAKSGLPLMQLGLALKLMGDAPRSQQALDLAIKTPRSETQSWLADYGSPLRDNAMMLSLLEEYKLLPNAQNTLLNVLSEQAYSQRWLSTQESNALFLAGRSVQKLTGEWQATTSFKEGNMRGDKPQVQNLNADQLAALQVTNTGTAPLWVRLDSSGYPQYAPQPASNVLKIERQILATDGSSKSLSSLKSGELVLVWLTVRASKNVPDALVVDLLPAGLELENQNLASSSASLQESGSEVQNLLNQMQQADIQHMEFRDDRFVAAVSVKNYETVTLVYLARAVTPGTYTVPVPMVESMYVPQWRATGAASGPLTVVP, from the coding sequence ATGAAACCGTTTCGCTTCGCCGCACTTTCATTAGCGCTGCTCACTTCACTGGCGCTTATCGGCTGTGACAACAGTGACGATAAGCCCAAACCCCAGGCGCCCGCTGCGGCGGCTGCATCCACCACACAACCGACTGTCCCGGCGAAGCCTGACGGCGCCACGCTGGAAAAACTGGCAGCGCAGAGCCAGGGCAAGGCGCTGACCCTGCTGGATGCTTCAGAGCTCCAGCTCGACGGCGCGGCAGCCCTGGTGCTGACCTTCTCGGTTCCCCTCGATCCCGCCCAGGATTTCGCCCGTACCGTGCACGTGGTGGACAAAAAAAGCGGCAAGGTTGATGGGGCATGGGAGCTGGCGCCTAATCTGAAGGAGCTGCGCCTGCGCCATCTGGAGCCAAACCGGAATCTGGTGGTCACCGTCGAGAGCGGGCTGCTTGGGCTGAATAAAGCCACGCTGGGCAGCGATATCGAAAAAACCATCACCACCCGCGATATTGAGCCGACCGTGGGCTTCGCCAGCCGCGGCTCGCTGCTGCCGGGCAAGGTGGTAGAAGGGTTGCCGGTAATGGCGCTGAACGTAAATAACGTCGATGTGAATTTCTACCGGGTCAAACCCGAGTCCCTGGCCGCGTTCGTCAGCCAGTGGGAGTACCGCAGTTCGCTTACCAACTGGGAATCCGACAATCTGCTGAAGATGGCCGATCTGGTCTATACCGGCCGCTTCGACCTTAACCCGGCGCGCAATACCCGCGAGAAACTGCTGCTGCCGCTGGCGGAGATCAAGCCGCTACAGCAGGCGGGGGTCTACATCGCGGTGATGAATCAGGCCGGGCACTATAACTACAGCAACGCCGCCACGCTCTTTACCCTCAGCGATATTGGTCTCTCCGCCCACCGCTACCATAACCGGCTGGATATTTTTACCCAGAGCCTGGAGAACGGCGCGGCGCAGTCGGGCATTGAGGTGCTGTTGCTCAACGATAAAGGGCAGACACTGGCCCAGGCGTCGAGCGATGCCGACGGTCACGCGACGTTGCAAACAGATAAAGCGGCCGCGCTGCTTCTCGCCCGTAAAGATGGGCAGACCACGCTTTTGGATCTCACCCTTCCGGCGCTGGATCTGGCGGAGTTTGCCATCACCGGCGCGCCAGGCCTGAACAAGCAGTTCTTTATGTTTGGTCCGCGCGATCTCTATCGCCCGGGCGAAACGTTGATCCTCAACGGCCTGCTGCGCGACAGCGACGGCAAACCGCTGCCCGACCAGCCGGTGAAGCTGGAGGTATTACGCCCGGACGGCCAGGTGGCACGTACCGTGGTCAGCCAGCCGGAAAACGGTCTCTATCGCTTTAACTATCCCCTTGATAGCGGGGCGCAGACCGGCATGTGGCATGTGCGCGCCAGTACCGGCGATAACCAGCAGCGGATGTGGGATTTCCACGTCGAAGATTTTATGCCAGAGCGCATGGCGCTGAATCTTACCGGGCAAAAAGCGCCGGTTGCGCCGCAGGATGATGTCGCGTTCGACGTGACGGGGTATTACCTGTACGGCGCTCCCGCCAACGGCAACAGCCTGCAAGGACAGCTCTTTTTACGCCCGCTGCGTGACGCCGTGGCCGCACTGCCGGGCTTCCAGTTTGGCGATATCGCCGAAGAGAACCTGAGCCGCAGCCTCGACGAAGTGCAGCTGACCCTGGACGAACAAGGGCGGGGTCAGGTGACCAGCGAAAGCCAGTGGAAAGAGACGCACTCCCCGCTGCAGGTTATTTTGCAGGCCAGCCTGCTGGAGTCCGGCGGACGTCCGGTGACCCGCCGGGCGGAACAGGCCGTCTGGCCAGCGGCCACCCTGCCGGGCATCCGTCCGCAGTTCGCCAGCAAAGCGGTCTATGACTACCGCACCGATACCACCGTCAACCAGCCGATTGTGGAGGAGAACAGCCAGGCCGGATTCGATATTGTCTACGCTGATGCCAGCGGGGCGAAAAAAGCCGTTTCTGGTCTGCAGGTTCGCCTGATCCGCGAACGTCGGGACTACGCCTGGACCTGGTCGGAAAGTGACGGCTGGCAGTCGCAGTTTGATCAAAAAGATCTGATCGAAGGCGAGCAGGCGCTGGATCTGGCCGCGGACGAAACGGGGAAAGTGAGCTTCCCGGTGGAGTGGGGCTCCTACCGTCTGGAGGTGAAAGCCCCGGATGAGGCGGTGAGCAGCGTGCGCTTCTGGGCGGGCTACAGCTGGCAGGATAACAGCGACGGCTCCGGCGCGGCGCGACCGGATCGCGTCACCCTGAAACTGGACAAACCGGCCTATCAGCCAGGGGATACCATCAAGCTGCACATTGCCGCCCCGGCGGCAGGTAAAGGCTACGCGATGATCGAATCCAGCGAAGGGCCGCTGTGGTGGAAAGAGATCGACGTCCCGGCTGAAGGGCTGGATATGACGATCCCGGTAGATAAAGCCTGGAAACGTCACGATCTTTACCTCTCCACGCTGGTGGTTCGCCCCGGCGATAAATCCAAATCGGCCACGCCAAAACGGGCTGTGGGCTTGCTGCATCTGCCGATGGGCGATGAGAACCGTCGCCTGAGCATCGCCCTGGAAAATCCGCCCAAAATGCGTCCTGACCAGATGCTGACGGTGAAAGTGAAAGCCAGCGTGAAAGAGGGGACGACCCCGCAGAAAGTTAACGTGCTGGTTTCGGCGGTGGACAGCGGCGTACTCAACATTACCGATTACGTCACCCCGGATCCGTGGCAGGCGTTCTTTGGCCAGAAGCGCTATGGCGCGGACATCTACGATATCTACGGCCAGGTGATTGAAGGCCAGGGGCGTCTGGCGTCGCTGCGCTTTGGCGGCGACGGCGATGAGCTCAAGCGCGGCGGCAAACCGCCGGTTAACCACGTCACCATTATCGCCCAGCAGGCGCAGCCGGTAGAGCTGGACGCCAACGGGGAGGGCACCGTCTCGTTACCCATTGGCGACTTTAACGGCGAGCTGCGTCTGATGGCCCAGGCCTGGACCGATGATGATTTTGGCAGTAGCGAGAGCAAAATCATCGTTGCCGCACCGGTGATCACCGAGCTAAACACACCGCGCTTCCTGGCCAGCGGCGATAGCGCCAGGCTGACGCTGGATCTGACTAACCTCACCGATCGTCCGCAGACCCTGAACGTCGCCCTGACCGCTGGCGGTAATCTGGCGCTGGAAGGGGCCCAGCCGCAGCCGGTTACACTGGCCGCGGGCGAACGCTCGACGCTGTTTATTCCTGTGCGGGCGCTGGAAGGTTACGGCGAGGGCGAAATCGTCGCGCAGGTAAACGGCCTGACGCTGCCCGGCGAAACCTTTGCCCCGCAGCAGAAAAGCTGGAAAATCGGCGTGCGCCCGGCATTCCCGGCGCAGACGGTGAACACCGGCACGATGCTCAATCCGGGCGAAAGCTGGCATGCGCCGGAACAGCACCTGGCGAATTTCTCGCCGGTGACCTTACAGGGGCAGCTTCTGCTCAGCGGCAAGCCGCCGCTCAACCTGGCCCGCTACATTCGTGAGCTGCAGGCCTATCCGTATGGCTGTCTGGAACAGACCACCAGCGGTCTCTTCCCGTCTCTGTATACCAATGCCGCCCAGCTGAGCGCGTTAGGGATTAAGGGTGACAGCGACGAAAAACGTCGCGCGGCTATTGAGATCGGTATCTCCCGCCTGCTGCAGATGCAGCGTGACAACGGTGGCTTTGCCCTGTGGGATAAAAACGGTGAGGAAGAGTACTGGCTCACCGCCTACGTCACTGATTTCCTGGTGCGGGCGGGCGAGCAGGGTTACAGCGTCCCGGCTGAGGCCATTACCAACGCCAACAACCGCCTGCTGCGCTATCTGCAGGACCCGGGCATGATGGCTGTCCGCTACAGCGAGAACACCACCGCCAGCAAATTTGCCATCCAGGCCTATGCCGCGCTGGTGCTGGCTCGTCAGCAAAAAGCGCCGCTGGGGGCGCTGCGTGAAATCTGGGATCGTCATGGTCAGGCCAAATCGGGCCTGCCGCTGATGCAGCTTGGCCTGGCGCTGAAGCTGATGGGGGATGCGCCGCGCAGCCAGCAGGCGCTCGATCTGGCAATCAAAACGCCGCGCAGCGAAACGCAAAGCTGGCTGGCCGATTACGGCAGCCCGCTTCGCGATAACGCGATGATGCTCAGCCTGCTGGAAGAGTACAAACTGCTGCCGAACGCTCAGAATACGCTGCTGAATGTGCTTTCTGAGCAGGCGTACAGCCAGCGCTGGCTCTCAACGCAGGAGAGTAACGCTCTGTTCCTGGCGGGGCGTTCCGTACAGAAACTCACCGGAGAGTGGCAGGCCACCACGTCGTTTAAAGAAGGCAATATGCGGGGAGACAAACCGCAGGTGCAAAATCTTAATGCCGATCAACTGGCCGCCCTGCAGGTGACCAATACCGGCACTGCACCGCTGTGGGTGCGTCTGGACAGCAGCGGCTACCCACAATACGCGCCGCAGCCCGCCTCGAACGTGCTGAAAATTGAACGGCAGATTCTGGCCACCGATGGCAGCAGCAAGTCGCTCTCCTCCCTGAAAAGCGGGGAGCTGGTTCTGGTCTGGCTGACCGTGCGTGCCAGCAAGAACGTGCCGGATGCGCTGGTGGTGGATCTGCTGCCTGCGGGGCTGGAGCTGGAAAACCAGAACCTCGCCAGCAGCAGCGCCAGCCTGCAGGAGAGCGGCAGCGAGGTACAAAACCTGCTCAACCAGATGCAGCAGGCGGATATCCAGCATATGGAGTTCCGCGACGATCGCTTTGTCGCCGCCGTGTCGGTGAAAAATTATGAGACAGTGACGCTGGTCTATCTGGCCCGTGCCGTCACCCCGGGAACCTACACGGTGCCGGTACCGATGGTGGAATCCATGTACGTACCGCAGTGGCGGGCAACGGGTGCGGCCAGCGGCCCGCTAACTGTCGTTCCGTAA
- a CDS encoding PTS transporter subunit EIIC, producing the protein MKRAVNALQNFGKSLYGPVLILPIVGLFIAFGNVLGNGGLAGYLPFLGHPLIQSIGQLIAKSAVSVLVNLALVFAVGIPIGLATRDKGYAALIGLVTFVVFINAMNVTLQLQGALAPAEQMKAAGQSMVLGVQVLEMGVFAGILTGALSGYLYNKYSGVQFNGAMAIYSGHCFVAIIMLPVSMLLGVVMSELWPFAQHGISTMALAIKGSGPFGVAIYGFLERILVPTGLHHLVYTPFLYTELGGTQEVCGATYQGARNIYFAEMACPDVKQLSSTVVWDARGISKMFGLPAAALAMYVTAKPERKAAAKAILIPAALTSLLVGVTEPIEFSFLFVAPLLFVVHAVLTGIGMMLFSPFGVHAIGANGIIDFILYNLPLGTEKSNWPMYIVVGLIMFTVYFVVFRFLILHFRMKTPGREEEDQETRLYSKQEYQAKGSNNGLGEAIVVGLGGRENIEVVDNCYTRLRVTVKDVAVIDEPRLKATGAKGIIKQGNNVQVVYGLHVKKMREAVETVL; encoded by the coding sequence ATGAAACGAGCCGTGAACGCCCTACAAAATTTCGGAAAATCATTATACGGACCGGTACTTATCCTGCCGATTGTCGGTCTGTTTATTGCCTTTGGAAACGTGCTGGGTAACGGTGGTCTTGCCGGCTATCTGCCATTCCTCGGCCATCCACTGATCCAGAGTATTGGCCAGCTGATCGCCAAATCCGCCGTCTCGGTGCTGGTTAACCTCGCGCTGGTGTTCGCCGTGGGGATTCCCATTGGTCTGGCAACACGTGACAAAGGTTACGCGGCGCTGATTGGTCTGGTGACCTTTGTGGTGTTTATCAACGCCATGAACGTCACGCTGCAACTGCAGGGCGCGCTGGCCCCTGCGGAGCAGATGAAAGCCGCCGGACAGAGCATGGTGCTGGGGGTACAGGTGCTGGAGATGGGCGTGTTCGCCGGGATCCTCACCGGGGCGCTGTCGGGCTACCTGTATAACAAATACTCCGGGGTGCAGTTTAACGGCGCCATGGCAATCTACTCCGGCCACTGCTTTGTCGCCATTATTATGCTGCCGGTCTCAATGCTGCTGGGGGTGGTGATGAGCGAGCTGTGGCCGTTTGCCCAGCACGGGATCAGCACGATGGCCTTAGCAATAAAAGGTTCCGGACCGTTTGGGGTGGCGATTTACGGCTTCCTTGAGCGCATCCTGGTGCCGACCGGCCTGCACCATCTGGTTTATACCCCCTTCCTCTATACCGAACTGGGCGGTACCCAGGAGGTCTGCGGCGCTACCTACCAGGGCGCGCGTAATATCTACTTCGCCGAGATGGCCTGCCCGGACGTGAAACAGCTCAGCAGCACCGTGGTCTGGGATGCTCGCGGTATCAGCAAGATGTTTGGCCTGCCTGCCGCCGCGCTGGCGATGTATGTCACCGCGAAACCGGAGCGTAAAGCCGCGGCGAAAGCGATTCTGATCCCGGCGGCGCTCACCTCGTTGCTGGTGGGCGTTACCGAACCCATTGAGTTCTCCTTCCTGTTTGTCGCCCCGCTGCTGTTTGTGGTGCATGCGGTGCTGACCGGGATTGGCATGATGCTCTTCTCCCCGTTCGGCGTTCACGCCATCGGCGCCAACGGCATCATCGATTTTATTCTCTATAACCTGCCGCTGGGCACTGAGAAGTCTAACTGGCCGATGTACATCGTGGTCGGGCTGATCATGTTCACCGTCTACTTCGTTGTCTTCCGCTTCCTGATCCTGCATTTCCGCATGAAAACGCCGGGACGCGAGGAGGAAGATCAGGAGACCCGTCTGTACAGCAAGCAGGAGTATCAGGCGAAGGGCAGCAATAATGGCCTGGGCGAGGCGATTGTGGTCGGCCTCGGCGGACGTGAAAACATCGAGGTAGTGGACAACTGCTACACCCGCCTGCGCGTCACGGTGAAAGATGTCGCCGTCATCGACGAGCCGCGGCTCAAGGCGACGGGCGCGAAAGGCATTATCAAACAAGGTAACAACGTTCAGGTGGTCTACGGGCTGCATGTCAAAAAAATGCGAGAAGCGGTCGAGACGGTTCTCTGA
- a CDS encoding 6-phospho-alpha-glucosidase, with amino-acid sequence MITPPFILSIAGGGSTYTPGIVKSLMVQLDKFPLAEIRLYDIDAARQDTIAPVVEKVIRDHSQSIKFTVTSDPEVAFSGAHFIFAQMRVGQYKMREKDEKIPLRHGVVGQETCGPGGLAYGLRTILPMVELIDMVERYAHEKAWIVNYSNPAAIVAEGVRRLRPDARVLNICDMPVAAMRNMGAILGVDRHKLEVDYFGLNHFGWFTRVLVDGEDKLPELRRHVARFGLLTEDAAKTDPQHSDPSWVKTWRNIKPIMDNFPEYLPNPYLQYYLMPNQIVEHQNPDYTRANEVMNGREKKLFAAAEEYKQTGILPDAFHVGVHGEFIVDVARSLAFNLRQRHLVMVENRGAITNLPYDAMVEVPAYITSEGPEPIRIGQVPLFHQTLLQQQLASEQLLVEATIEGSYEKALQAFTLNRTVPTMEHAKAILDEMIEANREYWPALQKAWQDGEAVKK; translated from the coding sequence ATGATTACACCCCCATTCATTCTCTCTATCGCCGGTGGCGGCAGCACCTATACGCCCGGGATTGTGAAAAGCCTGATGGTGCAGCTGGACAAATTCCCGCTGGCGGAAATTCGCCTCTACGACATCGACGCCGCGCGGCAGGATACCATCGCGCCGGTGGTGGAGAAGGTGATTCGCGATCACAGTCAGAGCATCAAATTCACCGTCACCAGCGACCCGGAAGTGGCCTTCAGCGGTGCCCATTTCATCTTCGCCCAGATGCGCGTGGGTCAGTACAAAATGCGCGAGAAGGATGAGAAGATCCCGCTGCGTCACGGCGTGGTTGGCCAGGAGACCTGCGGCCCGGGCGGGCTGGCGTATGGCTTACGCACGATCCTGCCGATGGTTGAACTGATCGACATGGTCGAGCGCTATGCGCATGAAAAAGCGTGGATCGTTAACTACTCCAACCCGGCGGCCATCGTCGCAGAGGGTGTGCGCCGCCTGCGACCTGACGCCCGGGTGCTGAACATCTGCGATATGCCGGTCGCGGCGATGCGCAATATGGGGGCCATTCTGGGCGTGGATCGTCACAAGCTGGAGGTGGATTATTTCGGTCTGAACCACTTCGGCTGGTTTACCCGCGTGCTGGTGGATGGCGAGGACAAACTGCCGGAGCTGCGCCGCCATGTCGCCAGATTTGGCCTGCTGACGGAAGATGCGGCTAAAACCGACCCGCAGCACTCCGATCCATCCTGGGTGAAAACCTGGCGCAACATCAAGCCGATCATGGATAACTTCCCGGAGTATCTGCCGAACCCCTATCTGCAGTACTACCTGATGCCAAACCAGATCGTGGAGCACCAGAACCCGGACTATACCCGCGCCAACGAAGTGATGAACGGTCGCGAGAAAAAGCTGTTTGCGGCTGCGGAAGAGTATAAACAGACCGGGATCCTGCCAGATGCGTTCCACGTGGGGGTACACGGCGAGTTTATCGTGGATGTGGCCCGCTCGCTGGCGTTCAACCTGCGTCAGCGCCATCTGGTGATGGTAGAAAACCGCGGGGCGATTACTAATCTGCCGTATGACGCCATGGTTGAAGTGCCGGCCTATATCACAAGCGAAGGGCCAGAGCCGATCCGCATCGGCCAGGTGCCGCTGTTCCACCAGACCCTGCTGCAACAACAGCTGGCCTCGGAGCAGCTGCTGGTAGAGGCCACCATCGAAGGCAGCTACGAGAAAGCGTTGCAGGCGTTCACCCTGAACCGCACCGTGCCAACCATGGAGCATGCCAAAGCCATTCTGGACGAGATGATCGAAGCTAACCGTGAATACTGGCCTGCATTGCAGAAAGCATGGCAGGACGGAGAAGCGGTGAAAAAATAA